A segment of the bacterium genome:
TCGGCGCGGCCCGCTATCTGCCACAGGCCGGTGATGCCGGGCTTGACGCTCAGGCGGAGGTTCTGCCAGGGCTCGTACTCCGCGGCCTCGCGCGCCATCTCCGGCCGCGGGCCGACGAGGCTCATCTGGCCCTTGACGACGTTTATGAGCTGCGCCGTCTCGTCCAGGCCGAGTTTACGCAGCAAGCGTCCCACGCGCGTAACGCGGATGTCGTCGCCGCCGGGGGGCGACTGCTGGTACTTGGGTACGGAGGCGAACATAGTGCGGAACTTGTACATGTTGAACTCGCGGCGGCCTCGCGTGACGCGCTTCTGGCGGAATATTATGGGCCCGCGCGAGTCGAGCTTGACGGCGACGAACATCGGCAGCCAGACGGGCGTTAGGATTACGATGAACGCCGCGGCCACGAGCTTATCCATAAGCCACTTCGTCAGGCCGCGCACCAGGCCCCGCCGGACGCCGGGGAACGGCACGAACTCCCGCCCGGCTATCGCCACGGTGCTGGCGACCGGCGCGAGCTCGGCCAGGATATCCGCGGCGACGTACGCCGGCGCGCCCGCCTCCCACGCCGCGGCCACCGCCTCCAGCGCCCCGTCCTTGGAGGGCGCTTCGGCCACCACGACGGCGACGTCTTCTTGGCGCGGCAGCAGCTCGCGCAACCCCCGGGCGTCGGCGGCGAAGTCGAGCAAGGAGAGCGGCGGCGCGGCGCCCTTCTCCACGTCGCGGGCCAGGCGGCGGGCCTCCTCGCCCGTACCGATAATTATTACGGATTCGTTCACGCTCAAACGCGGCGAATTAACGCCCTGGGCCTTTCGCCGGATTATAAGCGCCCCGGCGGCGCGGCGCAAGGGTAATGTCGGCCGGGCCGGTATTTCCCTTGTCTGCGGCGGACGCTTACCCTATTATGAATACGCAGAGGTCGGCAAGGGCGATAGTTTTCCGACAGGAGAGTGCGGCGTGGAGTACTTGGCGGCGACGCTGGCGGTAACGCTGACGACCGTAGCGAGCTTGATACTGATATGGTTCCTGGACCGGTTCGAGAAGGACCCGGTGTGGCTTTTAGGGCTGGTCTTTTTGTGGGGCGCCGTGCCGGCGGTGATAATCTCGTTGGTGGTCGAGCTCATCTTCCGCCTGCCGCTCCCGTATCTGTTGGACGCCTGGGCCGCTGACGTCTTCATGAGTTCCGTCGTGGCGCCGATAGTGGAGGAGTCCGCGAAGGCTATCGCGCTGCTCCTCGTCTTCGTCGCGCTGCGCCACCACCTCGACGACATCCTGGACGGCATCATCTACGGCGCGCTGGTGGGCGTGGGCTTCGCCTGGATCGAGGATATATTTCGCCTCTTCGGCGCCGCGTCGGAGGGGGGCGTCGAGGCCATGGGGTTCGTCTTCATCCTGCGGGTCTTCGTCTTCGGCCTCAACCACGCCTTCTTCACCGCCCTCACCGGCCTGGGCTTCGGCATCGCCAAGGTGGTCCGAAGTTGCTGGCTGGGCGGCCTGGCGGTGCTCTTCTTCTTCAGCGCCGCGGTGGGGGCGCATTTTCTGCACAACGCGCTGGTGAGCGTGGGCGGCGACGCCGGCGTCCTGGTGTCGTTCCTGGTGCACTGGGGGGCCTTGTTCGCCTTGCTGCTGGTCGTAATAGTCGTGTGGTTCACGGAGTGGCACTGGATAAAAAAAGAGTTGCGCGCGGAGGTCGTTTCGGGGGCCATCGGCGAGCGCGACTATCGCCAGGTCTCGAAGTGGTTCGGCCGGCTGGGGTGGGAGCTCCGGTTCCTGGTCGCCTTCGACCTGGGCGGATTCCTGCACGTCCGGCGGATGTACAACCGCCTCGTCAAGCTGGCCTTCCTGAAACGCAGTTACGCCCGCCGGCCCAAAGAGAGCACCGAGCGCCGCATCGCCGAGCTGCGGGAGCGCATCGCCCGCGACCGGCGTTAGCCGCGGCGAGAATTTAACTAAGGTAAAATTTCAACGAGAGGAGCGACGCGTATGCCGACGATAACTGTTGAGGGGCCGCCCATACCGGTCGAAAAGAAACGCGACCTCGCGGAAGGGCTTACCAAAGCGGCCGCGGCCGCGTACGAGGATATACCGACGGAAGCTATTATCGTTTTAATCCGGGAGAACGAGGCCGAGAACGTGGGCGTGGGAGGCGAGTTGCTTTGCGACCGTCGGGCCAAGGGCGCGGGCCAGAAGGGCGCCGGTCAAAGCGGCGCAGGCCAGAGCGGCGCGGGTCAGAAGGGCGCAGGCGAGAAAAGTGGCTAGGCACGGCGGCGGCCGACCTTAGCGTCGGCCCGACCCCCCTTGGTGTCGGCCGTTACTGTACAACGGCCTCCCGACCCCGCCGGTTTCTTGGGCCGTTATTGTTCACGCCTGTTATAGGAAGGGAATACCGTGAAAAAAGTACTATTGTCCGGCGTTATCCTGGCCGTGACGGCCGGCGCGGCGTTCGCCGATTTGGGCGACGTCGTCGCCTCTTTCACCGCGCCTTATCGCGCCCCGATCGCGTTGGCCCACGCCAACAACGCCACGCAAATGTGGCTGTTCTGCAACCAAAATACGAGCGGCTGGCGGATCTTCCTGGTCCACCATACCACGGGCTCCATATATAGTTCGTTCGTCTCTCCTTGCGCCGAGTATACGCGGGGATTAACGTACGAGGACCCGGGCTACCTGTGGACCGGCAACTTCAACAACCGGCGCGTATACCGATGCCGGTCCGTCAACGGGAGCGTGCTGTATTCCTGGGCCGCGAACCACGCCGTCTCGGGTCTGGCGCTGAAGGCGCGCGGCGACGGCGGCGTGAATCATGACGGCCTATTCGTGAACGCTGGCACGACGACCTGGCGCCACCGGCCGAGCGACGGCAGCATCATATCCTCCTTTTCCTATACCCCCGCCTTCTACGGGGACAACGCCTGGGACTGGCGGAACGAACTCGTATGGGGAGGGGACGCGAACGTCAACTACGTATACGGGTGCACGACCGCGGGTACGGTTGCGGCGTCCTTCGCTTCCCCGGCCACCAATCCGCAGGGCATGTGCTACTACGGCGAATACTTGTGGGTCGGGGTGAACTCCACTCCGGATTACGTGTACGAGGTCCATTGCCCGAATAACTTGGGGGTTGCGCCCGCGTCGCTGGGCCGCGTGAAGGCGTTGTTCCGTTAAAATGCGAAATACAAGATATGAACGGGTCGCCGCCAAGGGGGCCCGTTTTAATCGCGGGCCTCGGCTAAGTTATGGCCTTTTGTTATGAGAATATAACTGATATTGTCAAGTATATATATTTTCCTTGACTATGTTACGGCTTTGTTCAATAATGGTTCACGAAGAGTTCGAAGCGCTCGGCGACGAACCGATGTGCGATGTTGGCGGGGAGCCGGTATGCCGCACGTTGGGAAACGAGGGGAACGATATCGCGCGACCGCCGACGGGGCCGTAGTTCCGGGATAGTAAACAACACCCGAGTCGGGCCTCGTGCGCCACTCGGGTATTTCATTATTATATTTAATGCCCTGAGTTTAGGGCGGAAGGAGAGCGAAATGAAGAGGGCGGTAATTTTCGCGGCCGTCACGGCGCTCG
Coding sequences within it:
- a CDS encoding sugar transferase is translated as MNESVIIIGTGEEARRLARDVEKGAAPPLSLLDFAADARGLRELLPRQEDVAVVVAEAPSKDGALEAVAAAWEAGAPAYVAADILAELAPVASTVAIAGREFVPFPGVRRGLVRGLTKWLMDKLVAAAFIVILTPVWLPMFVAVKLDSRGPIIFRQKRVTRGRREFNMYKFRTMFASVPKYQQSPPGGDDIRVTRVGRLLRKLGLDETAQLINVVKGQMSLVGPRPEMAREAAEYEPWQNLRLSVKPGITGLWQIAGRADRAIRESLEFDFYYIANQTPAMDARIFRKTIPILFGKGGGH
- the dmpI gene encoding 4-oxalocrotonate tautomerase DmpI translates to MPTITVEGPPIPVEKKRDLAEGLTKAAAAAYEDIPTEAIIVLIRENEAENVGVGGELLCDRRAKGAGQKGAGQSGAGQSGAGQKGAGEKSG
- a CDS encoding PrsW family intramembrane metalloprotease, translating into MEYLAATLAVTLTTVASLILIWFLDRFEKDPVWLLGLVFLWGAVPAVIISLVVELIFRLPLPYLLDAWAADVFMSSVVAPIVEESAKAIALLLVFVALRHHLDDILDGIIYGALVGVGFAWIEDIFRLFGAASEGGVEAMGFVFILRVFVFGLNHAFFTALTGLGFGIAKVVRSCWLGGLAVLFFFSAAVGAHFLHNALVSVGGDAGVLVSFLVHWGALFALLLVVIVVWFTEWHWIKKELRAEVVSGAIGERDYRQVSKWFGRLGWELRFLVAFDLGGFLHVRRMYNRLVKLAFLKRSYARRPKESTERRIAELRERIARDRR